A stretch of the Argentina anserina chromosome 6, drPotAnse1.1, whole genome shotgun sequence genome encodes the following:
- the LOC126801200 gene encoding LOW QUALITY PROTEIN: uncharacterized protein LOC126801200 (The sequence of the model RefSeq protein was modified relative to this genomic sequence to represent the inferred CDS: deleted 1 base in 1 codon) encodes MRKRNRCIIYCSSIVKPGLIRPFLYILKSIKSKCIRSRGGVSWSKNRRKTHMADPEMIEISDGADDDQSTTSDGIKDIQSPKATSLFFDLNAEASSGDWDHEDVSNINDELNGSNTSAEQKEQTATSSGAVRQYIRSKMPRLRWTPDLHLAFIHAVERLGGQERATPKLVLQLMNVRGLSIAHVKSHLQMYRSKKLDESGQVLPQFNRSRGILYQGRDHIVEAYQQFNSFRHFRLDGRGSQFPSSLKHHQPFDDLNANCSRLISQWSNSGMKNHRSINTITSSHIFSVKEAVTRISNGPIRPSSRFLEEKRWPPREMIGNHNKGRRHSLNISWGNTINVAQPKPAGSLQASSSQYLSNTSTRSPKFVSSSYEPLSDPNEDESINGELFRAEVDDNMQTLNQKKWPPLNLQLSLRQDYSICSDDRNDGEQESMKDIETRLSLSLSSSSPRQHDKSSTPTSRVRLLSFPLSGGLKPT; translated from the exons ATGAGAAAGAGAAATCGTTGTATCATATATTGCTCTTCCATCGTCAAACCTGGATTGATCAGACCTTTCCTGTATATCTTGAAGTCGATAAAATCA AAATGCATTCGAAGTAGAGGAGGTGTTAGCTGGTCgaagaatcgaagaaaaacACATATGGCTGATCCTGAGATGATTGAGATTTCTGATGGAGCGGATGATGACCAAAGTACTACTAGTGATGGAATCAAAGACATTCAATCTCCTAAGGCAACATCTTTGTTCTTTGACTTGAACGCAGAAGCAAGTAGTGGTGACTGG GATCATGAGGATGTGTCAAACATTAATGATGAATTGAATGGAAGCAACACATCTGCAGAACAGAAAGAGCAGACGGCAACCAGCAGCGGTGCAGTTAGGCAATATATTCGATCCAAAATGCCAAGGCTTCGTTGGACTCCTGATCTCCATCTAGCTTTCATCCATGCCGTTGAGAGACTCGGAGGACAAGAAA GGGCAACGCCAAAATTAGTACTTCAGTTGATGAATGTTAGAGGACTCAGCATTGCTCACGTCAAGAGTCATTTGCAG ATGTATCGAAGTAAGAAGCTCGATGAGTCCGGCCAAG TGTTACCTCAGTTCAACAGATCTCGAGGAATATTGTATCAAGGAAGAGACCACATTGTGGAAGCCTATCAACAGTTCAATTCTTTCAGGCACTTCAGGCTTGATGGCAGAGGAAGCCAATTTCCTTCTTCATTAAAACATCATCAGCCATTCGATGACTTGAATGCCAACTGTTCAAG GTTAATTTCACAATGGAGCAATTCTGGAATGAAGAACCATAGGAGCATCAATACAATTACAAGTTCTCACATCTTTAGTGTAAAAGAAGCCGTGACAAGAATAAGTAATGGACCAATTAGACCCAGCAGCCGGTTTCTTGAAGAGAAGAGATGGCCTCCCCGTGAGATGATTGGAAATCACAACAAAGGCAGGAGACATTCTCTAAACATTTCTTGGGGTAATACCATTAATGTAGCACAACCTAAACCAGCGGGGAGCCTCCAGGCAAGCTCCAGCCAATATCTATCCAATACTTCTACACGTAGTCCAAAGTTCGTCTCCAGCAGTTATGAACCCTTATCTGATCCGAATGAG GATGAAAGCATAAATGGAGAACTATTTCGAGCTGAAGTTGATGATAATATGCAAACGTTGAACCAAAAGAAATGGCCACCTTTGAACTTACAGTTGAGTTTACGGCAAGATTACAGTATCTGCAGCGACGATAGGAATGACGGTGAACAAGAAAGCATGAAAGATATTGAAACAaggctctctctttctttatcCTCGTCTTCACCAAGGCAACATGATAAATCCAGCACGCCCACATCAAGAGTACGACTCTTGTCATTTCCTCTCTCCGGGGGCCTCAAACCTACTTAA